The genomic region AATATTTACAGAATGTACAACATCAGTCCAGAAACATGTCTAAAGTCTAACATCATTACAATACATCAATGTACACAGAACAGAGAGATGGCGTGTGTGAATATACAGATATAAAACCGACTCGAGCCCGCCGGACGTCAGGTCACAAAACAACACGACGTACTTGTGCTGACGCAGATGAAAATAAAGCGAGGTCcgaaaataataaacatcagCTGCCCCATTTACAACCAAGAATCTGATTATATACGAGAaaagaaatgaagagtttgcttccaaaatgACAAAACTCCGTTTTTAagatcatgttttttaatgttagcTGTAATCTCCGAGTTATTaggtcttaaatcaaaacaaaccaactgcagtttgattgatattaattagaatgcacaataaaaaacatgattttttttctcattttggaaataaaatcTTCAAATATTAAGGCAACAAACCTTTTCAGATGCATGAGGTCAGAAATACATTTGCCTCATATGTCacccatcaaacacacacacacgtgacgttaaaaacaaaaacacgaaGGCTGTTTTATAATGACAGCGCGCAACACTATACTggaatgtgaaatgtgtgtttggaTTTATATTCAACTATTTACACATCTTTGTTATGTTGTCTCTGTtgagaaaaaatactgtattgttTCTGTATGAGTGACAGTCATGAGAACACTGACGTGTGATTTAATGGAGGAAAATATGAGCCAGACGTGTTCACATGTGACGAGGCAGAATCACTGACGTCTCGCTCTGAAACCCAAACTCTGTCAAACTGAGAGAAAAAAGATCCAGAGCTGTGTGAATACTGAAGCTCACGCGTCCTCCGATGGATGCTGTGCTGAATATATAACGCTCACAGACGCAAAACAACAACTCGCCCAAACACATCACACTTCTTCGTGTGACTGGTGTTAAAGTGatccttcacccaaaaatgaaaattctgtcatcatttcctccccttcgagttgttccaaaagatatttggaagaatgctcataaccagacagatctcgacCCCCATAGACTCccacaactcgaaggtgaggaaatgatgacagaattttcatttttgggtgaactgtccctttaagtgtgagGGTTTGTATTATATTGATTTGCATGTGAGTGAGATGCTTGTTGAGGTGTTGTGTTAGCAGACAGCGCTGATGTTTCCGTCTCTTCGGCCCTGTTTCTTCAGTAACTGGATGCGGTTGTGACAGTAGAATTTAATGGCCCTCCAGTCGCGCTGGTTGGACACCAGCAGGGGGCAGTGCTGCAGACAGCGCTCACAGTCTGCCTTCGCTGGGACCCTCAGATCCACGATGTTCTGCTTCAGGTGCGTTTCCACGGCGACCCGCTCGGCTTCAGACCAGGGCCGCTTCAGAACGCCACGCTTACCTGAGACACAAACCAGCGAAAGTGACGCATACCTATAAAgacctacatggtttagctcctcagtacttgaatgaactcctattgaattacagtccttcacgtgcattacgctctcaggcgtcctgtcagttggtaatacctagaatttcaaaatcaagtgcaggtggaagatccttttcctatctagcgcctaaactttggaatagtcttccctgcactgtccgggaggcagacacactctgtcagtttaaatctagactaaagacgcatctttttaatcttgcatacactactcttccataatataaatcttctgagggtttaggctgcattagttagatcaaccggaaccaaaaacacaactgatgtacttgttgcatcaaagagtacagaacagtactctactctcagccagacatcaaaattcaatctgtgctttaatgtataattctcacatttctaTACtgtggtcagttaataataatactttatgacgttttattttttatttgaatgaattaaagagccgtttcatttctatccttgaatcactgatctaatcaaggtggatataggatatagaaagtaattagtaataagtaactaaatactttttggagagagtcatttgtacagtaatctaataacactattgaatatgtaactaGTAATGGATTACTTTTTCAGAGagacttgcccaacactgatttCAACACCCTGACAATAAAGTAAACCACAATAAGGTTTCAGCAGTTAACTCTGTTGACAAACtgtgtttcttgttttaagtCCAAAcctcaatgttcttcaaaagcaagcaaaaattattttacacttaattttaacaaatatatgtcaatgtttatattatttgactgggatttttgtatttcttctacaAACTGATTCtgatgttgttttgttctcACCACGAgcactgttgttgttttatgaCAGTCGACTCACCTGATTTCACCTGTGAGCTCCGCCTCTTGTGTGCAGCTGACGGTGAGGGCGTGGCCGGTGAGCCTTTTTTGGGGCGTGGCACTCGACCTTTGGACCCACCCTTCTTTTTCACCTGAGCTCTGTGTTTATTCTTGCCGCCCTCTCCGTCAGAATCATCAGAGAACGAGTCGGCAGATTTTCCTGACATCACTGTCCGACAGAAGAGAAGACACTTTAACGTCTTATAAATGCGTCTCGTTTTTGTTCAGAACATAAAGTCATaaatgttctgtgtgttttagcTTTCAAATGATGCACAGTTGATGGAATATtcatgtaaaaatgtctttttcatttaatttaagagCTTCACTTCACAAGTGTGTCTGAAACTGAGAATATAGAGACGATCACTCACCGTCCAGTTCAAGACAGATGTGCTGAAGACTCATTCCTCTGAACAGCACCCCATCTCTCTGTCCGTATAGCACCACCCGCCCCACCCCACTCATCAGCCCCGGGTCCTGACCAATCCGAGAGCAGTTCTGAGTCACGTGATACTCCCTCTGTAGGAATTCTTCCAGTCGTTTGGCGGCCGCGCCCGTGGGCCGTTCGCCCTCCTCCAGCAGGAGGAGCTGAGTGAAGATGGCCACCTGACAGCGAGCGCGAGGCGCAGTGAGCGCAGTGGGATTTTTAGCATTGCTGGAGCGTGCCAGACCCCGGAGGAGATCCGTCCCGCGGAGTGGTGTGGCCGGCGAGTGGTACGGCCTGGAAAAGACGTACGGGCTCTCCGGATCGACGCCCACGTCCGCCGAGGTCTTCAGGAGAAGATCCAGACACGCCTCGGAATGAGGAGGAAGGACGAGGGGCTGAACGCGTCCGCGCTTGCCCAACACTCCCGCCCGGGCGAGGTGACACAGAACGTGCCGTTCGAACGGCGAAAGAGACGCCTCCAGCGGCGAGGGAGAGGAGGGGCCAGAGCGGTTACGGTAGTCCTGTATGGTGAGTTTGGCCACCTCGCACTCGCGGTGACGGTTgtacaggatcagaagagccAAACTGGAATGACAGAGCAGACGCCAGGCCTCGGCCGAGCccggagagcgagagagagagagaaaagaagtgTGCTGCTGTCGCCGGAGATACAGAACCAGtgtagagagagaggagagaagaggagaCGTGTGTGACCGCGGACAGCTGCTGAAAAACACAAGCATTAATACACCAATCAACTTCTACACAACACAATCATCTTAAACAATTCTTAAAGagtcaatattttgtgatttttaaggtcctactttggtttatggagtgtccaacaacaagtttacgtacatacacggtATATAAACACTTTccttttctaataataggccgTTATTGttacctcacttcttgactgactctcacattattcgttcggcgattcatctgtctaatcccctcatttctgtcagcctactctcatttgattggtcagatgctctagtctgctgtgattggtctaccgcgtagagtgtcgcaaatggaacgtaggcgggcattacaccgagtgacgcaaatctgacgcgaaactgaaattacaacgacagacgactcgttcgcgtgattcagagttgactccttttttcccaagccaataactttgttattcattcactttCAGCTTCACAACTCGTCAGACTGCTGACATTCACACACCGCAtgacatgtcattttaaggacattgtgaTAGTTACTCTACTGATGTTTTGTAAcagttgtttaagggtttcttgtttgtaCCGAGTCATTAaactgtccactgatcttcagAAAAATCCTCCAGGTCCTCCAGAATCTTTGCTTCTTCAGCATTTGactcatgtccagcagtaacAGTGTGATGTTGAGATTCATCTGTTCACAGTGAGGACAATCAAGACTAGGGTTGTGTACTGAGACCTGGTGCCAGTACCCTTTtaacgcgctctctctctctctctccctccccagCATTCATAACCGGGCGCAGTCTTTAACTTAAACCGCCGCATAAGGCAAGCTTTAAACTAGatatgcaccgattgcaattttccttgccgattccgattttattacaagtgaaacctgccgattccgatttttgcagattccgattttctatccacaaactataattgacagtatactgtatataaaaccatattaacttttcttcaatacacattttttttattttcattgaataaatgattgaacgttacaatttccctaaatgcagttctcaaagctgcattaaatgacagaatcttctctttcccaaacaactcttaaattgaagaactctgtgactgaaaagaagtacaaataataaaatataactaaacgtgtcacttaatttacctttttcatttttgtactcatgtcacaaaagtctaagataacaataaaatacttcaactttattcttgtctgtttctgttaatgaaactaacattgctttatttcattttttctgaaatgtaaaataaattgtctttatcttgtgtctgtaggattaaacgaagtgggttgatttttgctgcaacttcaataaaaaagttaaaaatcttatgagtgaattctactctaaagatgtatatgtaaaggcgctggtcatataattagaatatcatcaaaaagttgatttatttcactaattccattcaaaaagtgaaacttgtatattatattcattcattacacacagactgatatatttcaaatgtttatttcttttaatttgatgattataactgacaactaatgaaaatcccaaattcagtatctcagaaaattagaatattacttaagaccaatacaaagaaaggatttttagaaatcttggccaactgaaaagtatgaaNNNNNNNNNNNNNNNNNNNNNNNNNNNNNNNNNNNNNNNNNNNNNNNNNNNNNNNNNNNNNNNNNNNNNNNNNNNNNNNNNNNNNNNNNNNNNNNNNNNNNNNNNNNNNNNNNNNNNNNNNNNNNNNNNNNNNNNNNNNNNNNNNNNNNNNNNNNNNNNNNNNNNNNNNNNNNNNNNNNNNNNNNNNNNNNNNNNNNNNNNNNNNNNNNNNNNNNNNNNNNNNNNNNNNNNNNNNNNNNNNNNNNNNNNNNNNNNNNNNNNNNNNNNNNNNNNNNNNNNNNNNNNNNNNNNNNNNNNNNNNNNNNNNNNNNNNNNNNNNNNNNNNNNNNNNNNNNNNNNNNNNNNNNNNNNNNNNNNNNNNNNNNNNNNNNNNNNNNNNNNNNNNNNNNNNNNNNNNNNNNNNNNNNNNNNNNNNNNNNNNNNNNNNNNNNNNNNNNNNNNNNNNNNNNNNNNNNNNNNNNNNNNNNNNNNNNNNNNNNNNNNNNNNNNNNNNNNNNNNNNNNNNNNNNNNNNNNNNNNNNNNNNNNNNNNNNNNNNNNNNNNNNNNNNNNNNNNNNNNNNNNNNNNNNNNNNNNNNNNNNNNNNNNNNNNNNNNNNNNNNNNNNNNNNNNNNNNNNNNNNNNNNNNNNNNNNNNNNNNNNNNNNNNNNNNNNNNNNNNNNNNNNNNNNNNNNNNNNNNNNNNNNNNNNNNNNNNNNNNNNNNNNNNNNNNNNNNNNNNNNNNNNNNNNNNNNNNNNNNNNNNNNNNNNNNNNNNNNNNNNNNNNNNNNNNNNNNNNNNNNNNNNNNNNNNNNNNNNNNNNNNNNNNNNNNNNNNNNNNNNNNNNNNNNNNNNNNNNNNNNNNNNNNNNNNNNNNNNNNNNNNNNNNNNNNNNNNNNNNNNNNNNNNNNNNNNNNNNNNNNNNNNNNNNNNNNNNNNNNNNNNNNNNNNNNNNNNNNNNNNNNNNNNNNNNNNNNNNNNNNNNNNNNNNNNNNNNNNNNNNNNNNNNNNNNNNNNNNNNNNNNNNNNNNNNNNNNNNNNNNNNNNNNNNNNNNNNNNNNNNNNNNNNNNNNNNNNNNNNNNNNNNNNNNNNNNNNNNNNNNNNNNNNNNNNNNNNNNNNNNNNNNNNNNNNNNNNNNNNNNNNNNNNNNNNNNNNNNNNNNNNNNNNNNNNNNNNNNNNNNNNNNNNNNNNNNNNNNNNNNNNNNNNNNNNNNNNNNNNNNNNNNNNNNNNNNNNNNNNNNNNNNNNNNNNNNNNNNNNNNNNNNNNNNNNNNNNNNNNNNNNNNNNNNNNNNNNNNNNNNNNNNNNNNNNNNNNNNNNNNNNNNNNNNNNNNNNNNNNNNNNNNNNNNNNNNNNNNNNNNNNNNNNNNNNNNNNNNNNNNNNNNNNNNNNNNNNNNNNNNNNNNNNNNNNNNNNNNNNNNNNNNNNNNNNNNNNNNNNNNNNNNNNNNNNNNNNNNNNNNNNNNNNNNNNNNNNNNNNNNNNNNNNNNNNNNNNNNNNNNNNNNNNNNNNNNNNNNNNNNNNNNNNNNNNNNNNNNNNNNNNNNNNNNNNNNNNNNNNNNNNNNNNNNNNNNNNNNNNNNNNNNNNNNNNNNNNNNNNNNNNNNNNNNNNNNNNNNNNNNNNNNNNNNNNNNNNNNNNNNNNNNNNNNNNNNNNNNNNNNN from Triplophysa rosa unplaced genomic scaffold, Trosa_1v2 scaffold272_ERROPOS173870+, whole genome shotgun sequence harbors:
- the LOC130550262 gene encoding uncharacterized protein LOC130550262, which produces MSTNVCLCLQEEEPGSLPLSLSVSDYLTPSWSLSPSSSPLSHSEASDSDREEDEEEEDDDDDDDDDEDELEELRGRMMRRRKKQKTSATVKKKAAPRTQPRPLSFTCPAPSSSSPFQQSLTTPTTNINNNININIGHGSSGSLSRRQHCPYCGRHFRSLARHLEKHHDQQPDVRAAMELSHLQTPSPFSSPAQPSSSSGPSLFSREHESLSSTPKPGAVSFSLALAPPPLTNTPKKTSATASKKGPTPAARAVKTPPVTPKPPARRGRPPKREKAEQQKKHEEVKVAQDEAPPTPGQKENEEVTRGDGREDQKSADMESSCPRSHTSPLLSSLSTLVLYLRRQQHTSFLSLSRSPGSAEAWRLLCHSSLALLILYNRHRECEVAKLTIQDYRNRSGPSSPSPLEASLSPFERHVLCHLARAGVLGKRGRVQPLVLPPHSEACLDLLLKTSADVGVDPESPYVFSRPYHSPATPLRGTDLLRGLARSSNAKNPTALTAPRARCQVAIFTQLLLLEEGERPTGAAAKRLEEFLQREYHVTQNCSRIGQDPGLMSGVGRVVLYGQRDGVLFRGMSLQHICLELDVMSGKSADSFSDDSDGEGGKNKHRAQVKKKGGSKGRVPRPKKGSPATPSPSAAHKRRSSQVKSGKRGVLKRPWSEAERVAVETHLKQNIVDLRVPAKADCERCLQHCPLLVSNQRDWRAIKFYCHNRIQLLKKQGRRDGNISAVC